The following are encoded together in the Elusimicrobiota bacterium genome:
- a CDS encoding tetratricopeptide repeat protein — MRPVVLLIFFFALQSLAGAQEPQDPRVFLRRAKALLESGSYGLAAEAATKALELGYDRVSPYNLRSQAYAGEGRYEEALADAEKAVRLHPSGSAGYINRATAKEGLKYPPQDILADYKKASALDARLMLRYAAAMGKYAPGREVAVGKTESVPAKRRKARDIFLGASTLAALGGLACMSVFQWRRRKDKVLRLGYARRPASELAGPRLGAVVGGLFILEKELERREPSMVYEARDLEDRPVFLLRRPRQEAPEARVADIPGLKKAVEEGPYLYLVFEGEENARACLRQMQ, encoded by the coding sequence TTGAGACCCGTTGTGCTTCTCATCTTCTTCTTCGCCCTTCAATCGCTGGCCGGCGCGCAGGAGCCCCAGGACCCGCGAGTTTTTCTGCGCCGGGCCAAGGCTCTCCTAGAAAGCGGGTCTTACGGCCTCGCCGCCGAGGCCGCCACCAAAGCCCTGGAGCTTGGCTACGACCGGGTCTCGCCCTACAACCTACGCTCCCAGGCCTACGCGGGGGAGGGTCGTTACGAGGAAGCTCTGGCCGACGCGGAGAAGGCCGTGCGGCTGCACCCCTCAGGCTCGGCGGGGTATATCAATCGCGCCACGGCCAAGGAAGGGCTCAAATATCCGCCCCAGGACATCTTGGCGGACTATAAGAAGGCATCGGCCTTGGACGCTAGGCTCATGCTCCGCTATGCCGCCGCCATGGGAAAATACGCGCCCGGCCGGGAGGTCGCGGTTGGTAAGACCGAGTCCGTTCCGGCCAAGCGCCGCAAGGCCCGCGACATTTTCCTCGGAGCCTCGACCCTCGCCGCGCTTGGGGGCTTGGCTTGCATGAGCGTATTCCAATGGCGTCGGCGTAAGGATAAAGTGCTCCGCTTGGGCTATGCCCGGAGACCTGCTTCCGAGCTCGCCGGGCCTCGGCTTGGGGCCGTGGTAGGAGGTCTGTTCATCCTGGAGAAAGAGTTGGAGAGGCGGGAGCCTTCCATGGTTTACGAGGCTCGCGACCTTGAGGATCGCCCTGTTTTCCTGCTGCGCCGCCCGCGCCAAGAGGCTCCTGAGGCCCGCGTGGCCGATATTCCCGGCCTCAAGAAGGCCGTCGAGGAAGGGCCATATCTCTATCTTGTCTTCGAGGGGGAGGAAAATGCCAGAGCCTGCCTGCGCCAAATGCAATAA
- a CDS encoding response regulator, producing the protein MAKKALAIDDDPEMLNLVKYTLEGAGFEVSTCDSGRRAWDEIMRVKPDLLILDVMLPGIDGYSLQIKISEDAQTKSMPIIVLTALEPSKTLFQEFPQVIAFMTKPFKADALVQAAQSAVNRPA; encoded by the coding sequence GTGGCCAAGAAAGCTTTAGCGATAGATGACGATCCGGAGATGCTCAACCTGGTCAAATACACATTGGAGGGCGCCGGTTTCGAGGTAAGCACCTGCGACAGCGGCAGGCGGGCCTGGGACGAGATAATGAGGGTCAAGCCCGACCTCCTGATCTTGGACGTCATGCTGCCCGGGATAGACGGCTACTCCCTCCAGATCAAGATCTCCGAGGACGCGCAGACCAAGAGCATGCCCATCATCGTGCTGACGGCCCTCGAGCCTTCCAAGACCCTCTTCCAGGAGTTCCCCCAGGTCATCGCCTTCATGACCAAGCCCTTCAAGGCCGACGCCCTCGTTCAGGCGGCGCAAAGCGCTGTGAATCGCCCGGCGTGA